In Silene latifolia isolate original U9 population chromosome 3, ASM4854445v1, whole genome shotgun sequence, a single window of DNA contains:
- the LOC141646732 gene encoding uncharacterized protein LOC141646732 yields the protein MDACENLETDNFEKKVKIADQMETLESSIPQTLILLRNFLSLQQRRAAAYAKLRDGFAEYMATKAESVYQQLCSEITVEFSDCSKQVRQIESQFLKPDCFREDLARLLRQVQEQEKEKLNLTATLQVLKKAGRPSERLVSHENCKFKQPMVHECVHVHELTDEAGTEEAEADAEYDNALKEAIQRVQQAVTSINELLEEVRYEIAALESE from the exons ATGGATGCCTGCGAAAACTTGGAAACTGACAATTTCGAGAAGAAAGTGAAAATCGCCGATCAAATGGAAACCCTAGAATCTTCAATCCCACAAACCCTAATTTTACTTCGCAATTTTCTCTCTCTTCAGCAACGTAGAGCTGCAGCTTACGCCAAATTGCGCGA TGGTTTTGCTGAATACATGGCTACAAAAGCAGAGTCGGTCTACCAGCAGCTTTGTAGTGAGATCACAGTGGAGTTCAGTGATTGCTCAAAACAA GTGCGTCAGATAGAATCTCAATTTTTGAAACCTGACTGCTTCAGAGAAGATCTGGCTCGATTACTAAGGCAGGTTCAAGAGCAGGAAAAAGAGAAGCTAAATTTG ACTGCAACACTTCAAGTGTTAAAGAAGGCAGGACGACCATCAGAACGGTTGGTGAGTCATGAAAATTGCAAGTTTAAACAGCCGATGGTGCACGAGTGTGTGCATGTCCACGAGTTAACTGACGAGGCTGGGACTGAAGAAGCAGAGGCAGATGCCGAGTACGATAATGCTCTCAAGGAAGCCATTCAAAGGGTGCAACAAGCTGTCACCTCTATTAACGAACTTCTGGAAGAAGTTAGGTATGAAATTGCTGCCCTTGAGTCGGAATGA
- the LOC141646733 gene encoding putative FBD-associated F-box protein At1g61330 yields MMMTTSLPALESCLNDECKANGAGKENYDRLSELSEDILLSIVSSFTMKEVARLSLVSRRWEYIWHCFPHLIFEDPRAMDNIRRNWKAIVVERPDFVRMVDRVVEEHLGTAIDELRITFDLDKKWQSYVDKWAAFALDKQVKRLEFNFTSPWRYGRIRYGNGIVLPMCDEPLDLPPKFTGFKSFLTSLCLKYVNVTDEFMDYVSHSCPSLENLCIVGSKYLTRMSGAFDQVKHLEVTLCRNMKTIDISARTLRSFTMYNQPIQPRMAHASSLVEVSIGGYDDCYAVTYAMSIDSLALYLSQLLYLNLRISKKMILGIDHPHPMPKLQHLELQVQASGDPSLRGWIPFIVACPLLQKLTLKLTRFTKKYDHPVYKWPGVPLKCLKTLEIVGYVGQTIDLGLAFFVLENASMLEEVIVTFVPRNYKTYDIDARERLVKLQDKIPQGVKLTTVN; encoded by the exons ATGATGATGACAACGTCCTTGCCTGCCCTTGAATCATGCCTCAACGAT GAGTGCAAGGCTAATGGTGCAGGCAAAGAAAATTATGATCGTTTGAGCGAGCTTTCCGAGGATATTCTGCTGTCAATAGTTTCGTCTTTTACAATGAAGGAAGTCGCAAGACTTAGTCTTGTTTCGCGTCGATGGGAATATATATGGCACTGTTTTCCACACTTGATATTTGAAGATCCTCGAGCTATGGATAATATTCGGAGAAATTGGAAAGCGATTGTTGTAGAAAGACCTGACTTTGTGAGGATGGTTGATCGTGTTGTTGAAGAGCATTTGGGGACGGCTATAGATGAACTTAGAATCACTTTTGATTTGGATAAAAAATGGCAATCTTATGTCGATAAGTGGGCAGCTTTTGCACTGGATAAACAAGTCAAAAGGCTTGAGTTCAATTTTACATCACCCTGGCGATACGGACGCATACGTTATGGCAATGGCATTGTTTTGCCTATGTGTGACGAGCCGCTTGATTTGCCTCCTAAGTTTACAGGCTTCAAGTCTTTTCTGACATCTCTATGCCTTAAATACGTCAATGTCACAGATGAATTCATGGATTATGTGTCTCATTCATGCCCTTCCCTGGAGAACTTGTGCATTGTGGGATCGAAATATCTTACAAGAATGTCTGGTGCATTTGATCAAGTAAAACATTTGGAGGTTACTCTTTGCCGCAATATGAAAACAATTGATATTTCTGCCCGAACGCTCCGCTCTTTCACAATGTATAATCAGCCTATACAGCCACGGATGGCCCATGCTTCCTCTCTCGTTGAGGTGTCAATTGGCGGCTACGATGACTGTTATGCTGTTACCTATGCTATGAGTATTGACTCCCTTGCACTATATCTCTCCCAGTTGTTATATCTAAATTTGAGGATATCCAAG AAGATGATTTTGGGGATTGATCATCCTCATCCTATGCCAAAACTTCAACATCTAGAATTGCAAGTCCAAGCATCCGGGGACCCAAGCTTGCGAGGGTGGATTCCCTTTATTGTGGCATGTCCTCTTCTGCAGAAGCTGACATTGAAG TTGACTCGTTTTACTAAAAAATACGATCATCCTGTATACAAGTGGCCTGGCGTCCCTCTCAAATGCTTGAAGACATTGGAGATTGTTGGTTATGTGGGACAAACAATCGACCTTGGACTTGCATTCTTTGTGCTAGAGAATGCTAGTATGCTTGAAGAGGTAATTGTTACCTTTGTGCCTCGCAATTATAAGACGTATGACATTGATGCGCGAGAACGACTTGTAAAGCTCCAGGACAAGATACCGCAAGGCGTAAAGTTAACAACCGTGAATTAG